In one window of Bemisia tabaci chromosome 6, PGI_BMITA_v3 DNA:
- the LOC109042661 gene encoding alkaline phosphatase produces the protein MGSEATLLLCLFLVADLDTATYAQPGNSRVGKVPLKPSHYLTENDNQYWLDSALAAMQQKLDTDPIRGTAKNVIMFLGDGMSVPTVTAARIYAGQLAKKKGESSSLAWERFPYLGLAKTYCVDKQVADSACTATAYLNGVKNNYATIGVNAKVKRKDCAGSKDAANRTASILKWAQDAGKATGVITTTRVTHASPAGTYAHTSERDWESDFDIANDTEVKGVDCHDIAKQLILDDPGRNIKVIMGGGRRKFLPNTVRDPEGQGLGQRLDNQNLIRRWEQDKSERGSKPQFVFNRQQLLDLNILETDYLLGLFEASHMRYHLEADPTTEPTLAEMTEAAVKLLKKEKNGFFLFVEGGLIDKAHHENWAQMALDEAHEMSKAVETAVRLTQESDTLIVVTADHAHTMSMSGYPARGNDILAATEKSDVDNKLYATLSYANGMGYREAVLVKDADGKDACTRFDLANDLPDRKKPRYRFPSMFPNIDETHGGDDVAVYARGPWAHLLTGSHEQHLIPVVMAYSAGIGPAASMPHASAAAHLRTSPAVVWGLSLSLVLILYSREFPLS, from the exons ACAACCAATACTGGCTGGACTCGGCGCTGGCGGCGATGCAGCAGAAGCTGGACACGGACCCGATCAGGGGGACGGCCAAGAACGTCATCATGTTCCTCGGGGACGGCATGTCCGTTCCGACCGTGACGGCGGCCCGCATCTACGCCGGCCAGCTGGCCAAAAAGAAGGGCGAGAGCTCGTCCCTCGCCTGGGAGCGCTTCCCCTACTTGGGACTCGCCAAG ACATACTGTGTGGACAAGCAAGTAGCTGACTCGGCTTGCACGGCGACAGCGTACCTCAATGGAGTCAAGAATAACTACGCAACCATCGGGGTCAATGCAAAAGTTAAACGAAAAGACTGTGCCG GTTCGAAGGACGCTGCCAACCGGACGGCCTCGATCCTAAAATGGGCCCAGGACGCCGGGAAGGCGACCGGGGTGATCACGACGACCCGGGTGACGCACGCCTCTCCTGCAGGGACCTACGCGCACACCTCCGAGCGGGACTGGGAGTCCGACTTCGACATCGCCAACGACACCGAGGTCAAGGGCGTCGACTGCCACGACATCGCCAAGCAGCTCATCCTCGACGATCCCGGAAGGAACATCAAG GTCATCATGGGCGGTGGAAGACGAAAGTTTCTACCCAACACCGTTAGAGATCCCGAGGGTCAAGGTCTCGGTCAAAGACTGGACAATCAGAATCTCATCAGAAGGTGGGAGCAGGATAAGTCAGAGCGGGGAAGCAAACCTCAGTTCGTCTTCAACCGACAACAACTTTTagatcttaatattttagaGACTGATTATTTATTAG GGCTTTTCGAAGCGAGTCACATGCGTTACCACCTGGAGGCGGACCCGACGACGGAGCCGACGCTGGCCGAGATGACGGAGGCGGCCGTGAAGCTGCTCAAGAAGGAGAAGAACGGGTTCTTTCTCTTCGTCGAGGGCGGGCTCATCGACAAGGCCCACCACGAGAACTGGGCCCAGATGGCTCTGGACGAGGCCCACGAGATGTCCAAGGCCGTGGAGACGGCCGTCCGGCTCACGCAGGAGTCGGACACGCTCATCGTGGTGACGGCCGACCACGCGCACACCATGTCCATGAGCGGCTACCCGGCGCGCGGCAACGACATCCTCGCCGCCACCGAGAAGTCCGACGTCGACAACAAGCTCTACGCCACGCTCAGCTACGCCAACGGCATGGGCTACCGGGAGGCGGTCCTCGTCAAGGACGCCGACGGCAAGGACGCTTGCACCCGCTTCGACCTCGCCAACGATCTCCCCGATA GGAAGAAGCCGCGCTACCGATTCCCGAGCATGTTCCCGAACATCGACGAGACCCACGGCGGGGACGACGTGGCCGTGTACGCCCGGGGCCCGTGGGCCCACCTCCTCACCGGGAGCCACGAGCAGCACCTCATCCCGGTCGTCATGGCCTACTCGGCCGGCATCGGGCCCGCCGCCTCCATGCCGCACGCCAGCGCCGCAGCCCACCTCCGCACCTCCCCCGCCGTCGTCTGGGGCCTTAGCCTAAGCTTAGTACTTATCCTTTACTCTCGCGAGTTCCCGTTGTCGTGA